From Streptomyces qinzhouensis, one genomic window encodes:
- a CDS encoding small basic family protein codes for MIAVLGLVVGVVAGLLVRPEVPAVVEPYLPIAVVAALDAVFGGLRAMLDGIFVDKVFVVSFLSNVVVAALIVFLGDKLGVGAQLSTGVVVVLGIRIFSNAAAIRRHVFQA; via the coding sequence GTGATCGCCGTACTGGGCCTCGTCGTGGGAGTCGTGGCCGGCCTGCTGGTCCGGCCCGAGGTACCGGCGGTGGTCGAGCCCTATCTGCCGATCGCCGTCGTGGCGGCCCTCGACGCCGTGTTCGGGGGGCTGCGGGCCATGCTCGACGGGATCTTCGTCGACAAGGTGTTCGTCGTCTCGTTCCTGTCGAACGTGGTGGTCGCCGCGCTCATCGTGTTCCTCGGCGACAAGCTGGGCGTGGGCGCGCAGCTGTCGACGGGCGTGGTGGTCGTGCTGGGCATCCGGATCTTCTCCAACGCGGCCGCGATCCGCCGCCACGTCTTCCAGGCGTGA
- a CDS encoding bifunctional nuclease family protein encodes MNELDVVGVRVEMPSNQPIVLLREVGGDRYLPIWIGPGEATAIALGQQGMAPARPLTHDLLKDVLDALGQELTEVRITDLREGVFYAELVFSGGVEVSARPSDAIALALRAGAPIYGSDDVLDDAGIAIPDEQEDEVEKFREFLDQISPEDFGTNSQ; translated from the coding sequence GTGAACGAGCTCGACGTTGTGGGTGTCCGGGTGGAGATGCCCTCCAATCAACCGATCGTGCTCCTGCGAGAAGTGGGAGGCGATCGGTACCTCCCCATTTGGATCGGCCCCGGGGAGGCGACCGCGATCGCCCTCGGCCAGCAGGGCATGGCACCGGCCAGACCGCTGACTCATGACCTCCTCAAGGACGTGCTGGACGCGCTGGGGCAGGAACTGACCGAGGTGCGCATCACCGATCTGCGGGAAGGCGTCTTCTACGCGGAGCTGGTGTTCTCCGGCGGGGTCGAGGTCAGTGCCCGCCCGTCCGACGCCATAGCGCTCGCGCTGCGTGCCGGTGCGCCGATCTACGGCAGTGACGACGTCCTCGACGACGCGGGGATCGCCATCCCGGACGAGCAGGAGGACGAGGTGGAGAAGTTCCGCGAGTTCCTCGACCAGATCTCCCCGGAGGACTTCGGGACCAACAGTCAGTGA
- a CDS encoding MerR family transcriptional regulator, which translates to MLRTPTGGAGNGAAGAGERLMSIGTVLTRLQDEFPEVTISKIRFLEAEGLVEPRRTPSGYRKFSQADVERLAQVLRMQRDHYLPLKVIREHLDAVARGEQPLLPAPGPQQEAADGPSGGPGDSGPGAAADPDRPTAARIGRSELLAAAGVSPEALAEWESYGLLTAAADGSYDAGAVTVARLVADLGRFGLEPRHLRAMRAAADREAGLVEQVVAPLRRHPNPRTRARAEDTAKELATLSVRLHAALMETSLGVRIH; encoded by the coding sequence ATGCTGCGAACACCGACGGGCGGCGCCGGAAACGGCGCCGCCGGCGCGGGCGAGAGGCTGATGAGCATCGGCACGGTGCTCACCCGGCTTCAGGACGAGTTTCCCGAGGTCACCATCTCCAAGATCCGGTTTCTGGAGGCGGAGGGACTCGTCGAGCCCCGGCGTACCCCATCGGGGTACCGAAAGTTCTCTCAGGCGGATGTGGAGCGGCTGGCACAGGTCCTGCGGATGCAGCGGGACCACTATCTGCCGCTGAAGGTCATCCGGGAGCACCTCGACGCCGTGGCCCGGGGGGAGCAGCCGCTGCTGCCCGCCCCGGGGCCGCAGCAGGAGGCGGCCGACGGTCCCTCCGGCGGTCCGGGCGATTCCGGCCCGGGTGCCGCGGCGGATCCGGACCGGCCGACCGCGGCCCGGATCGGCCGGTCCGAGCTGCTGGCCGCCGCCGGGGTCAGCCCGGAGGCGCTGGCCGAATGGGAGTCGTACGGACTGCTCACGGCCGCGGCCGACGGTTCCTACGACGCCGGGGCCGTCACGGTGGCCCGGCTCGTCGCCGACCTGGGCCGGTTCGGTCTGGAACCCCGCCATCTGCGGGCGATGCGGGCCGCGGCCGACCGGGAGGCGGGCCTCGTCGAGCAGGTGGTGGCACCCTTGCGGCGGCATCCCAATCCGCGGACCAGGGCCCGCGCCGAGGACACCGCCAAGGAGCTGGCGACCCTGTCCGTACGGCTCCACGCTGCCCTGATGGAGACCTCCCTCGGGGTGCGCATCCACTGA
- a CDS encoding DNA polymerase IV, translating into MRSAPTILHLDMDAFFAAAEQAAKPSLRGKPVVVGGLGPRGVVATASYEARRFGVHSAMPMAQARRLAPNAAYLVPRFSFYRSISEQVMRLLGGLSPLVEPLSLDEAFVDLEAGGTAADAASARAVGERLRADISAVTGLTGSVGLAGSKMIAKIASERAKPDGLLLIEPGTERALLGPLSVRTIPGIGPATGEHLRRAGITTCAELVEAGEDELVRLLGRAQGASLHRMALGHDDRPVIAERDMKSVSVEDTFDTDLHDRLRIRLEVERLADRCVHRLRSSGHSGRTIVLKVRRYDFSTLTRSETLRGPTDDPVVIREAAGRLLAGVDTTGGVRLLGVGVSGLADWTQEDLFAQAAGLIAGAGPGPGRDAGAGAHTGPGPEPAGEPGGASLAGAGPAGPASPAVRQWSPGQDVRHAEHGPGWVQGSGVGRVTVRFEVPRGEVGRVRTFRVDDPQLTPAEPLPLVEPSEPPGDQPSSPATEPKERSGVVGSGPADSSIP; encoded by the coding sequence GTGAGATCCGCGCCGACGATTCTGCATCTGGACATGGATGCGTTCTTCGCCGCCGCCGAGCAGGCGGCGAAGCCGAGTCTGCGCGGAAAACCGGTCGTCGTGGGCGGCCTCGGCCCGCGCGGAGTGGTCGCCACCGCGTCGTACGAGGCGCGGCGCTTCGGGGTCCATTCGGCCATGCCGATGGCCCAGGCCCGGCGGCTCGCGCCGAACGCCGCCTATCTGGTGCCCCGGTTCTCCTTCTACCGGTCGATCAGCGAGCAGGTGATGCGGCTGCTCGGCGGGCTGTCGCCGCTGGTGGAGCCGTTGAGCCTGGACGAGGCCTTCGTCGATCTGGAGGCGGGCGGCACGGCCGCCGACGCCGCCTCGGCCCGGGCGGTCGGGGAGCGGCTGCGGGCGGATATCTCGGCGGTGACGGGACTGACCGGGTCGGTCGGACTGGCCGGATCCAAGATGATCGCCAAAATCGCATCGGAGCGCGCCAAACCGGATGGGCTGCTCCTCATCGAGCCGGGGACGGAGCGAGCGCTGCTGGGGCCGCTGTCGGTGCGGACGATCCCCGGCATCGGCCCGGCCACCGGTGAGCATCTGCGGCGCGCGGGGATCACGACCTGTGCCGAGCTGGTGGAGGCCGGGGAGGACGAGCTGGTACGGCTGCTGGGCCGGGCCCAGGGGGCGTCGCTGCACCGGATGGCCCTCGGCCACGACGACCGGCCCGTGATCGCCGAACGGGACATGAAGTCGGTGTCCGTGGAGGACACCTTCGACACCGACCTGCACGACCGGCTGAGGATCCGGCTGGAGGTCGAGCGGCTGGCCGACCGGTGCGTCCACCGGCTGAGGTCGTCCGGACACTCGGGGCGGACGATCGTGCTGAAGGTGCGGCGGTACGACTTCTCGACACTGACCCGCTCCGAGACGCTGCGCGGGCCCACGGACGACCCCGTGGTGATCCGGGAGGCCGCCGGACGGCTCCTTGCGGGCGTGGACACCACCGGGGGAGTGCGGCTGCTCGGGGTCGGGGTTTCGGGGCTCGCCGACTGGACCCAGGAGGATCTCTTCGCCCAGGCCGCGGGGCTGATCGCGGGCGCCGGACCCGGGCCGGGCCGGGATGCCGGGGCCGGTGCGCACACCGGGCCCGGGCCGGAACCGGCCGGGGAGCCCGGGGGTGCCTCGCTCGCCGGAGCCGGCCCGGCGGGCCCCGCGAGCCCCGCCGTACGGCAGTGGTCCCCCGGACAGGATGTGCGGCACGCCGAGCACGGCCCCGGGTGGGTGCAGGGCAGCGGCGTCGGGCGCGTCACCGTGCGGTTCGAGGTACCCCGGGGCGAGGTCGGGCGGGTGCGCACCTTCCGGGTGGACGATCCGCAGCTCACCCCCGCCGAGCCGCTGCCGCTGGTGGAGCCTTCGGAGCCGCCGGGGGATCAGCCCTCCTCGCCGGCGACCGAGCCGAAGGAGCGGTCCGGGGTGGTGGGGTCGGGCCCGGCGGACAGTTCGATCCCGTAG
- a CDS encoding DUF881 domain-containing protein has translation MTPVDSDRKPGGFDGQDRRDGTATGLPGGPPGGVADRGRPTGRQRLKAGLWPPRVTRAQLTVALLLFVLGLGLAIQVRSTSDNSALRGARQEDLVRILDELDSRTERLEDEKRRLEQQRTELETSSDQAEEARRQTRQKEQQLGILAGTVAAQGPGITLTVDDRSGTVEPDMLLDAVQELRAAGAEAIEVNGSRVVADTYFTGSGGSVEVDGRKITAPYRFEVIGKPQDLEPALNIPGGIVRTLEKEQATATVVRSEKIVVDALRPEKQPDYARSSAR, from the coding sequence GTGACGCCGGTGGACAGCGACCGGAAGCCGGGCGGGTTCGACGGACAGGACCGGCGGGACGGTACGGCCACGGGCCTTCCCGGCGGCCCGCCCGGCGGTGTTGCGGACCGTGGGCGGCCGACGGGGCGGCAGCGGCTGAAGGCCGGACTCTGGCCGCCACGGGTCACCCGGGCCCAACTCACCGTGGCCCTGCTGCTCTTCGTCCTCGGCCTCGGGCTGGCCATCCAGGTACGGTCCACCAGCGACAACAGCGCGCTGCGCGGCGCCCGCCAGGAGGACCTGGTCAGGATTCTGGACGAGCTCGACAGCCGCACCGAGCGGCTGGAGGACGAGAAGCGCAGGCTGGAACAGCAGCGGACCGAACTGGAGACCAGTTCGGACCAGGCCGAGGAGGCGCGCCGCCAGACCCGGCAGAAGGAGCAGCAGCTCGGCATCCTCGCCGGTACGGTGGCGGCACAGGGACCGGGTATCACGCTCACCGTCGACGACCGCTCCGGCACGGTGGAGCCGGACATGCTGCTCGACGCCGTGCAGGAGCTGCGGGCCGCGGGTGCCGAGGCGATCGAGGTCAACGGCAGCCGCGTCGTCGCCGATACGTACTTCACCGGTTCCGGTGGGAGTGTCGAAGTGGACGGGAGGAAGATCACCGCGCCGTACCGGTTCGAGGTGATCGGAAAGCCGCAGGACCTGGAGCCGGCCCTGAACATTCCTGGGGGAATCGTGCGGACACTGGAGAAAGAGCAGGCCACGGCCACGGTGGTCCGCTCGGAGAAGATCGTTGTGGACGCCTTGCGACCCGAGAAGCAGCCTGACTACGCTCGGTCGTCAGCACGGTGA
- a CDS encoding MerR family transcriptional regulator: MRSSGDGAVGGAPGRSPVESGPYPLHGDGNARGAVGQPAPEETVGYRGPTACAAAGITYRQLDYWARTGLVEPSVRPAYGSGTQRLYSFRDVVVLKIVKRFLDTGVALQSIRAAVRHLGGRELADLERMTLMSDGATVYECSSPDEVVDLLQGGQGVFGIAVGVVWRDVEAALSELHGERVDTGETLVGHNPADELARRRRDRAV; encoded by the coding sequence GTGAGAAGCAGCGGCGACGGTGCGGTCGGGGGGGCTCCCGGACGGAGTCCGGTGGAGAGTGGGCCGTATCCGCTCCACGGGGACGGGAACGCGAGGGGCGCGGTCGGGCAGCCGGCGCCGGAGGAGACGGTCGGATACCGGGGGCCGACGGCCTGTGCGGCGGCCGGGATCACCTACCGCCAGCTCGACTACTGGGCGCGTACGGGGCTGGTCGAACCGAGTGTGCGCCCCGCGTACGGATCGGGGACCCAGCGCCTCTACAGCTTCCGCGACGTCGTTGTCCTCAAGATCGTCAAACGGTTCCTGGACACCGGGGTCGCCCTCCAGAGCATCCGGGCCGCCGTGCGGCATCTGGGCGGCCGCGAGCTCGCCGATCTGGAGCGGATGACGCTGATGAGCGACGGCGCGACGGTCTACGAGTGCTCCTCGCCCGACGAGGTCGTGGATCTGCTCCAGGGGGGCCAGGGCGTCTTCGGGATCGCCGTCGGGGTGGTCTGGCGGGACGTCGAGGCGGCCCTCTCCGAGCTGCACGGCGAGCGCGTGGACACCGGTGAGACGCTGGTCGGCCACAATCCGGCCGATGAGCTGGCCCGCCGGCGACGCGACCGGGCGGTGTGA
- the gcvP gene encoding aminomethyl-transferring glycine dehydrogenase translates to MTANRIPLRSLEQGTPFEQRHIGPDAEAQAKMLAQVGYGSLDELTAAAVPDAIKSAGALGLPDARTEPEVIAELRALADRNTVLTSMIGLGYYGTYTPPVVLRNVMENPSWYTAYTPYQPEISQGRLEALLNFQTMVADLTGLPTSGASLLDEGTAAAEAMALSRRVGKVKDGVFLVDADVLPQTIAVIETRAEPTGVEVVTADLSDGIPAEIAERGVFGVLLQYPGASGAVRDPRPVIEQAQGLGAVVTVATDLLALTLLASPGELGADIAVGTTQRFGVPMGFGGPHAGFMAVREKFARSLPGRLVGVSVDVDGNKAYRLALQTREQHIRREKATSNICTAQVLLAVMAGMYAVYHGPDGLRSIARRTHRYASVLAAGLAAGGVEIVHGAYFDTVTVRVPGRAADVVAAAREGGVNLRLVDDSQVSVACDETTDRAAVTAVWAAFGIDADIDALDAAGADTLPAALLRTGDYLTHPVFHQHRSETALLRYLRRLADRDYALDRGMIPLGSCTMKLNATTEMEPVTWPEFGRIHPFAPIDQAAGYLTLIRELEERLAEVTGYDKVSIQPNAGSQGELAGLLAVRAYHRANGDTGRTVCLIPSSAHGTNAASAVMAGMKVVVVKTADDGEVDIDDLRARIEQYRDELSVLMITYPSTHGVFEEHVADICAQVHEAGGQVYVDGANLNALVGLAKPGEFGGDVSHLNLHKTFCIPHGGGGPGVGPVAVRAHLAPYLPNHPLQPEAGPATGVGPVSAAPWGSAGILPISWAYVRLMGGEGLKRATQVAVLAANYIAKRLEPHYPVLYTGPGGLVAHECIIDLRPLTKATGVSVDDIAKRLIDYGFHAPTMSFPVAGTLMIEPTESENLAEVDRFCEAMIAIRGEIEKVASGVWPGDDNPLCNAPHTAAALGGDWEHPYSRDEAVFPAGVSAADKYWPPVRRIDGAFGDRNLVCSCPPLDAYEG, encoded by the coding sequence ATGACCGCCAACCGCATCCCCCTCCGGAGCCTGGAGCAGGGAACGCCCTTCGAGCAGCGCCACATAGGACCCGACGCCGAGGCCCAGGCCAAGATGCTGGCGCAGGTCGGTTATGGATCGCTGGACGAGCTGACCGCCGCCGCGGTGCCCGACGCGATCAAGAGCGCCGGGGCGCTGGGGCTGCCCGACGCCCGCACCGAGCCCGAGGTCATCGCGGAGCTGCGCGCCCTCGCCGACCGCAACACCGTCCTGACCTCGATGATCGGCCTCGGCTACTACGGCACCTACACCCCGCCGGTCGTCCTGCGCAATGTCATGGAGAACCCCTCCTGGTACACCGCGTACACGCCGTACCAGCCGGAGATCTCGCAGGGCCGTCTGGAGGCGCTGCTGAACTTCCAGACCATGGTCGCCGATCTGACCGGTCTGCCCACCTCCGGCGCGTCCCTCCTCGACGAGGGCACCGCGGCCGCCGAGGCGATGGCGCTCTCCCGGCGCGTCGGCAAGGTCAAGGACGGGGTCTTCCTCGTCGACGCCGATGTGCTGCCGCAGACGATCGCGGTCATCGAGACCCGCGCCGAGCCGACCGGAGTCGAGGTCGTCACCGCCGATCTGAGCGACGGCATCCCGGCGGAGATCGCCGAGCGCGGTGTCTTCGGCGTGCTGCTCCAGTACCCGGGCGCCTCCGGTGCCGTCCGCGATCCGCGGCCGGTGATCGAGCAGGCACAGGGCCTCGGAGCCGTTGTCACGGTCGCCACCGATCTGCTCGCCCTCACCCTGCTGGCCTCCCCCGGGGAACTGGGCGCCGACATCGCGGTGGGCACCACCCAGCGCTTCGGCGTACCGATGGGCTTCGGCGGTCCCCACGCCGGCTTCATGGCGGTCCGCGAGAAGTTCGCCCGCAGCCTCCCCGGACGGCTCGTCGGCGTCTCCGTCGACGTGGACGGGAACAAGGCCTACCGTCTCGCCCTCCAGACCCGTGAGCAGCACATCCGCCGCGAGAAGGCCACCAGCAACATCTGTACGGCCCAGGTGCTGCTCGCCGTGATGGCGGGGATGTACGCGGTGTACCACGGCCCCGACGGGCTGCGGTCCATCGCCCGGCGCACCCACCGCTACGCCTCCGTGCTCGCCGCGGGTCTGGCGGCGGGCGGGGTCGAGATCGTCCACGGTGCGTACTTCGATACGGTGACGGTACGCGTACCCGGGCGGGCCGCCGACGTGGTCGCCGCCGCCCGCGAGGGCGGGGTCAACCTCCGTCTGGTGGACGACTCCCAGGTCTCCGTCGCCTGCGACGAGACCACCGACCGGGCCGCGGTCACCGCCGTCTGGGCCGCCTTCGGCATCGACGCCGATATCGACGCCCTCGACGCCGCCGGGGCCGACACCCTGCCCGCCGCCCTGCTGCGCACCGGTGACTATCTGACCCACCCGGTCTTCCACCAGCACCGTTCCGAGACCGCGCTGCTGCGCTATCTGCGACGGCTCGCGGACCGCGACTACGCGCTGGACCGGGGCATGATCCCGCTCGGTTCCTGCACCATGAAGCTGAACGCGACCACCGAGATGGAGCCGGTCACCTGGCCCGAGTTCGGCCGGATCCACCCCTTCGCCCCCATCGACCAGGCCGCCGGATACCTCACGCTGATCCGGGAGCTGGAGGAGCGTCTGGCCGAGGTCACCGGCTACGACAAGGTCTCCATCCAGCCCAACGCCGGCTCCCAGGGCGAACTCGCCGGACTCCTCGCCGTCCGCGCCTACCACCGGGCCAACGGCGACACCGGCCGCACGGTCTGCCTCATCCCGTCGTCGGCGCACGGCACGAACGCCGCGAGCGCGGTGATGGCGGGTATGAAGGTCGTCGTGGTGAAGACCGCCGACGACGGCGAGGTCGACATCGACGACCTGCGGGCCAGGATCGAGCAGTACCGCGACGAACTGTCCGTACTGATGATCACCTACCCGTCCACGCACGGCGTGTTCGAGGAGCACGTCGCCGACATCTGCGCACAGGTCCATGAGGCCGGCGGCCAGGTCTATGTCGACGGAGCCAATCTGAACGCGCTGGTGGGCCTGGCGAAGCCGGGCGAGTTCGGCGGCGACGTATCGCATCTGAACCTTCACAAGACCTTCTGCATCCCGCACGGCGGCGGCGGCCCCGGTGTCGGACCGGTGGCGGTACGGGCGCATCTGGCCCCGTACCTCCCCAATCACCCGCTCCAGCCCGAGGCCGGTCCGGCGACCGGTGTGGGGCCCGTCTCCGCGGCGCCCTGGGGTTCGGCGGGCATCCTGCCCATCTCCTGGGCCTACGTCCGGCTGATGGGCGGCGAGGGGCTCAAGCGGGCCACCCAGGTGGCCGTCCTGGCCGCCAACTACATCGCCAAGCGGCTCGAACCGCACTACCCGGTGCTCTACACCGGCCCGGGCGGACTGGTCGCCCACGAGTGCATCATCGACCTGCGCCCGCTCACCAAGGCGACCGGTGTCAGCGTCGACGACATCGCCAAGCGGCTGATCGACTACGGCTTCCACGCGCCGACGATGTCGTTCCCGGTGGCCGGGACACTGATGATCGAACCGACCGAGAGCGAGAACCTGGCCGAGGTCGACCGCTTCTGCGAGGCCATGATCGCGATCCGGGGCGAGATCGAGAAGGTCGCCTCGGGCGTCTGGCCCGGAGACGACAACCCCCTGTGCAACGCGCCGCACACCGCGGCCGCGCTGGGCGGCGACTGGGAGCACCCGTACAGCCGTGACGAGGCCGTCTTCCCGGCCGGGGTGAGCGCCGCCGACAAGTACTGGCCGCCGGTGCGCCGTATCGACGGTGCCTTCGGCGACCGCAATCTGGTCTGCTCCTGCCCGCCGCTGGACGCCTACGAAGGCTGA
- a CDS encoding FHA domain-containing protein translates to MPRGRVYFGQGESPVKLFSKLFGKSAREDGGNARHRARRQGQQEEEQGGQRPLFRDEMGGQGASSVDPAGAGRIGFGESSTSGAGGGYAPDPYATNPRGGQPRQEDPSMAGVTVCRRCGNRSPESSRFCSNCGAPLKPGVVPERSSETTSTISISGLEAYDSETTGQTQLPSLSPEAQAAVDALPLGSALLVVRRGPNSGSRFLLDGDLTTAGRHPQSDIFLDDVTVSRRHVEFRRGQDGSFSVADVGSLNGTYVNREPIDSVYLTSGDEVQIGKYRLVFYASHASQRGY, encoded by the coding sequence CTGCCCCGCGGGCGGGTCTATTTCGGTCAAGGGGAATCGCCCGTGAAGTTGTTTTCGAAGTTGTTCGGCAAGAGCGCACGCGAGGACGGCGGCAACGCCAGGCACCGTGCGCGTCGTCAGGGTCAGCAGGAGGAGGAGCAGGGCGGTCAGCGGCCGCTCTTCCGGGACGAGATGGGTGGTCAGGGCGCGTCGTCAGTTGACCCTGCCGGTGCCGGGCGCATAGGTTTCGGTGAATCATCGACCTCAGGAGCGGGTGGGGGGTATGCTCCCGACCCCTATGCGACCAACCCCCGTGGGGGGCAGCCGCGGCAGGAGGATCCTTCCATGGCGGGTGTGACGGTCTGCAGGAGGTGCGGTAACCGCAGCCCCGAGTCCAGCCGGTTCTGCTCCAACTGTGGTGCGCCGCTGAAGCCCGGTGTGGTTCCCGAGCGCTCCTCGGAGACGACGTCGACGATCTCCATCTCGGGTCTGGAGGCGTACGACTCCGAGACGACCGGGCAGACCCAGCTTCCGTCGCTGTCGCCGGAGGCCCAGGCCGCGGTGGACGCCCTGCCGCTGGGGTCGGCGCTGCTGGTGGTCCGCCGCGGGCCGAACTCGGGCAGCCGTTTCCTGCTCGACGGGGATCTGACGACCGCGGGCCGTCACCCGCAGAGCGATATCTTCCTCGACGACGTGACCGTCTCCCGCCGTCATGTGGAGTTCCGCAGAGGCCAGGACGGCAGCTTCAGCGTCGCCGATGTCGGCAGCCTCAACGGCACCTACGTCAACCGTGAGCCCATCGACTCCGTCTATCTGACGAGCGGTGACGAGGTTCAGATCGGCAAGTACCGGCTGGTCTTCTACGCGAGCCACGCGAGCCAGCGGGGCTACTGA
- a CDS encoding DUF5999 family protein, whose protein sequence is MCQHQPSCPTSDSADRDAARLVAHHPEQGWSLLCNGVLLFEDTGELLPDGQIIAPHRPLVTARAA, encoded by the coding sequence ATGTGCCAGCACCAGCCTTCGTGCCCGACATCAGATTCTGCCGACCGGGACGCCGCCCGTCTGGTGGCTCACCACCCGGAGCAGGGCTGGAGCCTGCTCTGCAACGGCGTTCTCCTGTTCGAGGACACGGGCGAGCTGCTGCCGGACGGTCAGATCATCGCGCCGCACCGCCCACTGGTGACGGCCCGCGCCGCCTAG
- a CDS encoding PRC-barrel domain-containing protein — MQTDIDPRSLIGRKAYDRDGVKIGTVDEVYLDDATGSPEWAAVRTGLFSRDAFVPLEPSTMVGDTLRVPYERTLIRGAPGFGVGRHLSPEQELQLYRHYGIELSAGPDPTTPDRSFGSVAGEEG; from the coding sequence GTGCAGACCGATATCGATCCGCGCAGCCTGATCGGCCGCAAGGCTTACGACCGCGACGGTGTGAAGATAGGAACCGTCGACGAGGTGTATCTGGACGACGCCACGGGGTCACCCGAATGGGCCGCCGTCCGCACCGGGCTCTTCAGCCGGGACGCCTTCGTCCCCCTGGAGCCGAGCACGATGGTCGGTGACACCCTGCGCGTCCCCTACGAACGCACCCTGATCAGAGGCGCGCCGGGCTTCGGCGTCGGCCGCCATCTCTCCCCCGAGCAGGAGCTCCAGCTCTACCGGCACTACGGGATCGAACTGTCCGCCGGGCCCGACCCCACCACCCCGGACCGCTCCTTCGGCTCGGTCGCCGGCGAGGAGGGCTGA
- a CDS encoding DUF881 domain-containing protein has protein sequence MPQQPPVRSTGPRPGPAPARPDASMSLLTNVMEHSLDDGYAEAAARRAEGGGLPRTLRAKLWLGLGLVLTAGIVTVGAAEARISAPVVAKEREKLIDRIDAETADVDALERDVDKLRTEVGERQRKALSDDEGDRGRAVSLLAGATDVEGPGVKLVVDDAKGTGGGGDGPRESSGFSDTGRVRDRDMQRVVNGLWESGAESVAINGQRLTALSAIRAAGDAILVDNRPLVPPYTVLAVGDGKKLNTTFQDSADGHYLHALKENFGIRFSISTEDKVRLPAAPSLIVRTAQPGTPEAPKGSGQGRTDTGKGTS, from the coding sequence ATGCCGCAGCAGCCCCCCGTTCGGAGCACCGGTCCGCGTCCCGGTCCGGCGCCCGCGCGCCCCGATGCGTCGATGTCGCTGCTGACCAATGTGATGGAGCACAGCCTCGACGACGGGTACGCGGAGGCGGCGGCCCGCCGGGCCGAAGGAGGCGGACTGCCCCGTACCCTCCGCGCGAAGCTCTGGCTGGGCCTGGGGCTGGTGCTCACCGCGGGCATCGTCACCGTCGGGGCCGCCGAGGCGCGGATATCGGCACCCGTGGTCGCCAAGGAGCGCGAGAAGCTGATCGACCGCATCGACGCCGAGACCGCCGACGTGGACGCGCTGGAACGCGATGTCGACAAACTCCGCACCGAAGTGGGGGAGCGTCAGCGGAAGGCCCTGAGTGACGACGAGGGCGACCGGGGCCGCGCGGTGTCCCTGCTGGCCGGGGCCACGGACGTCGAGGGCCCCGGGGTGAAACTGGTCGTCGACGACGCCAAGGGCACCGGCGGGGGCGGCGACGGACCGCGCGAGAGCAGCGGCTTCAGCGATACCGGCCGAGTCCGGGACCGGGACATGCAGCGCGTCGTCAACGGACTGTGGGAGTCCGGTGCGGAGTCCGTGGCCATCAACGGCCAGCGGTTGACCGCCCTGTCGGCGATCCGGGCCGCCGGTGACGCCATACTGGTCGACAACAGACCGCTGGTGCCGCCGTACACGGTGCTCGCGGTGGGGGACGGCAAGAAGCTGAACACGACGTTCCAGGACAGCGCGGACGGACACTATCTTCACGCGCTGAAAGAGAACTTCGGGATCCGTTTCAGCATCTCCACTGAGGACAAGGTGCGGCTTCCGGCCGCGCCGAGCCTGATCGTACGTACAGCGCAACCGGGAACCCCCGAAGCCCCGAAGGGGAGCGGGCAGGGGCGGACCGACACAGGGAAGGGCACATCGTGA